Sequence from the Clostridium botulinum genome:
CAGGTTCAGCTACAGCTAGTGATGGAAATACACATGGATGGTTTTCTGGATATTTTAAATTCAATAATAAAACATATACTATGGTAGTATTTATACCAAATATAGAATTACAAAACTTAGAGACTAATGTTGAACTTGGTGGTGGAGATACAGCGGCACCTATATTTAAAGACATAGTTAAAACATTAAATAATAAATAAATATAATAAAATAGAAATGAATAAGCAACTTTTTTAATTTACAAACATATTATAGTATCAAGCACTGTTATGGAGGAAAAAGGTGTTTGTATTAAATGGTTTCATAGAATTGATATGTAATTCGCTATTTTTAACCGGATATATAAGTAGTGGAAATACATTTCCTAGTCCGCTTAATGAGAGTGAAGAGGAGGAATACTTAAAAAGACTTAAAGATGGAGATAAGACAGCTAAGGGTGTTTTAATTGAAAGAAACTTAAGACTGGTAGCACATATAGTAAAGAAATATTCTTTTCCTAATAAGGATGTTGATGAATTAATCTCTATTGGAACTGTTGGATTAATTAAAGCGATTGATTCGTTTGATTCTGGTAAAGGTACTAGACTGGCTACTTACGCCTCTAGGTGCATAGAGAATGAGATCTTAATGTTGTTTAGAAATAATAAAAAACAAAAAAGTGAAGTGTATCTGCAAGATCCTATTGGGGTGGATAAAGAAGGAAATGAAATTTGTCTTATCGATATATTAAGTAGTGATAGTGATTCTGTTTTAGAAAAAGTAGAGAGTAACCTACAAATTAAAGATCTATATATAAAAATTAAAGATTCTTTAACTAAAAGAGAAAGCACAATACTTATAATGAGATATGGATTGATAGATGGAAATCGAAAAACTCAAAGGGAGATAGCGGGAGCGTTAGGAATTTCTCGTTCTTATGTATCTAGAATAGAAAAAAAAGCTTTAAAAAAATTAAGAAAAGAATTATTTGGTAAAATTTAAAGTTAAAATAAGGTGTGGCTAAAAAAGCACACCTTATTTTAATATAAAAAACTATTAATTATATTGAAAAATATGATAATCTTATTGTAGAAGATTATTTTTTAGAATAAATTAAAAAAAGGTTTTATTTTTTTGAAATATATTTTAATATTTAATGGAGGAATGAATATGTCAAATATCGACAAATTGATAAAAAGTATTGATTTAAATAATGTTTCTGACATTCATATTTCTTCTGGATTACCTCCAATGATTAGAATAGATGGTAATTTAAAAAGTGCTAGTAATCTAGTGATAAATCATGAAGAAGTAGATAAATATATTAGAGAATTAGCACCAGAAAGATTTGAAGAATTTTTAGAAGAAGGAGATATTGATTTTAAGTATCAACTTGAAGGTGTGGGGAATTTTAGGGTTAATGCATATAAATGTAAGGGAAAATATTCTATTTGTTTAAGAGTAATAAAGCAACGTATACCTAAAATTAGTGATATAACAAATGCACAAATATTAAAGGATTTAACAAAATTAAATGATGGCTTAGTATTAGTTACGGGGCCTACCGGGTCAGGTAAAAGTACAACACTTGCAGCAATGATAAATGAAATTAATAATACAAAAGAGAGACATATAATTACGCTTGAAGACCCTATCGAGTATATATATGAAAATAATAAATCAATAATAAATCAAAGAGAAGTTGGTCAAGATACTAAAAGTTATGTTATGGGATTAAGAGCTGCATTAAGACAAGATCCTGATGTTATATTAATTGGAGAAATGAGAGATACTGAGACAATAGAGGTGGCATTAAGAGCCGCTCAAACAGGTCATTTGGTGTTTTCAACACTTCATACAATGGGAGCAGCTAATAGTATCTATAGAATAATTAATTCTTTTGATAATAAAGAACAAAATGAAATTAAGGTTCAACTATCTTCTTTGTTAAGAGGTGTGGTATCACAAGTTTTATTACCTAATGCTACAGGAGTTGGAAGAACAGCAGCATTAGAAATAATGACATGCACTACTAGTATAAAGAATTTAATAAGAGAGGGAAATTATGAACAAATTAATAGTTTTATTCAAATGGGATCTAAGTATGGAATGCAAACTATAGATATGGATTTGAAAAGATTAGTTAATGAAAATATAATAGTTAAAGAAGAGTATATGAAATGGAAATCAAATAATAATTAAAATTAATAAAGTAATAAAAAGGAATTTTAATTATTATGTTGAATATATAGGAACATAGTATACTTTTCTGCAAGGAGGTAAGAGATAAAATAATGCAAGAAGAAATAATTGCATCAGTTGACTTTGGAAGTAAGAAGCTATCAGCTTCTCTTGCAGTAAAAAAAGATGAAGAGGATATGCAAATACTTGGTGTTAAGTACTGTAAGTCCAAAGGAATTGAAAAAGGAATAATTAAAGATGTTGACAAGTGTCGAGAGGGTTTAAAAACTCTTTTAAAAGATTTAGAAGATAAAACTGGTAGGAATATAAAGAATATTTCAGCAGGAATATCTACAAGAAATATTAGAATAACAGAAGTTACTGTTTCTATTTCATTAATAGAAGGGATTGTTAGAAAAGAAGATATAAAAGAAGCATTAAAAAAGGCTAGAAATGCTACTTCTATTAGTGATAATGAAATTTTAATTGATACTTTGATTAATTTTTATATCTTGGATGGAAAAGTTTTGCATAGAGATATATTAAATTGGAGAGGTAATAAATTAGATGTAAATTTAACATTGATAATAGGATTAAAAGATGAAATTATTAAATATTATGAGGTTTTTAAAGGCACTAGTTATAAGCTATCTAATATAAAGTTAAATGTATTATGCGGTAAGCAAATATTTTTAACTGAAGATGAGGTGGGCGATAAAGTTTTAGTTGATATAGGTGCAGGTAATATAGATATGGCTATATTTAGCAATGGAATTCCTAAATATATTGGCAGTATACCTTTAGGCGGAAGTAATATTTCTAAAGATTTGGCG
This genomic interval carries:
- the sigK gene encoding RNA polymerase sporulation sigma factor SigK gives rise to the protein MFVLNGFIELICNSLFLTGYISSGNTFPSPLNESEEEEYLKRLKDGDKTAKGVLIERNLRLVAHIVKKYSFPNKDVDELISIGTVGLIKAIDSFDSGKGTRLATYASRCIENEILMLFRNNKKQKSEVYLQDPIGVDKEGNEICLIDILSSDSDSVLEKVESNLQIKDLYIKIKDSLTKRESTILIMRYGLIDGNRKTQREIAGALGISRSYVSRIEKKALKKLRKELFGKI
- a CDS encoding type IV pilus twitching motility protein PilT — encoded protein: MSNIDKLIKSIDLNNVSDIHISSGLPPMIRIDGNLKSASNLVINHEEVDKYIRELAPERFEEFLEEGDIDFKYQLEGVGNFRVNAYKCKGKYSICLRVIKQRIPKISDITNAQILKDLTKLNDGLVLVTGPTGSGKSTTLAAMINEINNTKERHIITLEDPIEYIYENNKSIINQREVGQDTKSYVMGLRAALRQDPDVILIGEMRDTETIEVALRAAQTGHLVFSTLHTMGAANSIYRIINSFDNKEQNEIKVQLSSLLRGVVSQVLLPNATGVGRTAALEIMTCTTSIKNLIREGNYEQINSFIQMGSKYGMQTIDMDLKRLVNENIIVKEEYMKWKSNNN
- the ftsA gene encoding cell division protein FtsA, giving the protein MQEEIIASVDFGSKKLSASLAVKKDEEDMQILGVKYCKSKGIEKGIIKDVDKCREGLKTLLKDLEDKTGRNIKNISAGISTRNIRITEVTVSISLIEGIVRKEDIKEALKKARNATSISDNEILIDTLINFYILDGKVLHRDILNWRGNKLDVNLTLIIGLKDEIIKYYEVFKGTSYKLSNIKLNVLCGKQIFLTEDEVGDKVLVDIGAGNIDMAIFSNGIPKYIGSIPLGGSNISKDLAICGELSFSEAENIKVIYSSNYETLYKDNKIADEIEVGTLKISKSLFYEVINARIEEILNYINRELKNTGHYDRICSIILYGSGLNYFENISNFVNDILKIPATVITKDELGIKNPENITSLAVVKEVYDNLDLISYEYKNSQQVNDIVISKNKEEKSENKASKSVLKKVRDFLEGIF